A genomic region of Candidatus Stoquefichus sp. SB1 contains the following coding sequences:
- a CDS encoding cyclic-di-AMP receptor — translation MKLIIAIVNNDDSSTVQSALTEGGFFVTKLATSGGFLKKGNTTFFIGTNDDKVDPALEIIKAHARKRVEKEPTVPPTEMGEFFTPIMVDVLVGGATVFVVDVDRFEKI, via the coding sequence ATGAAATTGATAATTGCCATTGTCAATAATGATGATAGTTCTACCGTACAGTCTGCATTAACCGAAGGCGGATTCTTTGTAACTAAACTTGCCACATCAGGGGGATTTTTAAAGAAAGGGAATACAACTTTCTTTATTGGAACGAATGATGATAAAGTAGATCCAGCATTAGAAATTATTAAAGCTCATGCTAGAAAACGAGTAGAAAAAGAACCAACTGTTCCACCTACAGAAATGGGTGAATTTTTCACACCTATTATGGTAGATGTTTTGGTTGGCGGAGCAACTGTTTTCGTTGTTGATGTTGATCGTTTTGAAAAAATTTAA
- a CDS encoding deoxyguanosinetriphosphate triphosphohydrolase family protein: MKKEDKIIHSSLIATNLMDERLSSYATKNSQCIKVKHTLKPSIEFDIRWPFEKDIDRVLYSKSYSRYVDKTQALSFFSNVHITKRSLHVQWVSRIARQIGRGLNLNLDLIEAIALGHDLGHAPYGHVGEQAINDCLEERHFGYFTHNANSVRHLLFIERNGVGYNVSLQVLDGILCHNGEILSRIYKPDRQKTIAQFWDEYEKCWHVKDYSKKIVPMTLEGCVVRISDVISYVGKDIEDAIKVGIISEDDLPDEVVKVLGKDNKSMINRLIGDIVIHSYRKPYLEFSEEVYQALETLFTFISTHIHHHPTLVKENEKLTRLVKELYNAFYDDLMDEHEENHGIDKHVKKMVETYRQTPSELIVSDYLSGMTDSYALRVYEDRFLPRQHGEMIQDD; encoded by the coding sequence TTGAAAAAAGAAGATAAGATTATTCACTCTTCATTAATCGCAACAAACTTGATGGATGAAAGACTTTCATCATATGCCACAAAGAATAGCCAATGTATTAAAGTGAAACACACTTTAAAGCCATCAATTGAATTTGATATTCGATGGCCATTTGAAAAAGATATTGATCGTGTTTTGTATTCAAAGAGTTATTCGCGTTATGTTGATAAAACACAAGCTTTATCATTTTTTAGTAATGTTCATATTACCAAACGTTCTTTGCATGTTCAGTGGGTTTCACGAATTGCAAGACAAATAGGAAGAGGCTTAAATTTGAATTTGGATTTAATCGAAGCAATTGCTTTAGGTCATGATCTTGGACACGCACCTTATGGTCATGTTGGAGAGCAGGCCATTAATGATTGTTTGGAAGAAAGACATTTTGGTTATTTTACTCATAATGCCAATAGTGTAAGACATTTGTTATTTATTGAAAGAAATGGTGTTGGTTATAATGTATCGCTGCAGGTTTTAGATGGTATCTTATGCCATAATGGTGAAATTCTTTCACGTATTTATAAACCAGATCGTCAAAAGACAATTGCACAATTTTGGGATGAATATGAAAAATGCTGGCATGTCAAAGATTATTCTAAGAAAATTGTTCCAATGACCTTAGAAGGATGTGTCGTACGTATTTCAGATGTCATTTCTTATGTTGGTAAAGATATTGAAGATGCTATTAAAGTTGGAATTATTAGCGAAGATGATTTACCTGATGAAGTTGTTAAGGTCTTAGGAAAAGATAACAAATCAATGATTAATCGTTTGATTGGAGATATTGTTATTCATAGTTACCGTAAGCCTTATTTAGAATTTTCGGAAGAAGTTTATCAGGCATTAGAAACGCTTTTTACATTTATTTCTACACACATTCATCATCATCCAACTTTGGTGAAAGAAAATGAAAAATTGACAAGATTAGTAAAAGAACTTTATAATGCTTTTTATGATGATTTAATGGATGAACATGAAGAAAATCATGGTATTGATAAACATGTTAAGAAAATGGTTGAAACGTATCGTCAAACACCATCTGAGTTGATTGTCAGCGATTATTTATCAGGGATGACTGATAGCTATGCCTTGCGTGTTTATGAAGATCGTTTTTTACCAAGGCAACATGGAGAAATGATTCAAGATGATTAA
- the mutY gene encoding A/G-specific adenine glycosylase — protein sequence MQKNLIRWYQENHRDFPWRQNENPYFIWISEIMLQQTTTEAVIPYFERFIKTFPTIQQLADASLEDVYKLWEGLGYYRRAKHIHETAQIIAEQYHGVFPTTYQEILSLKGIGPYTAGAICSIAYHQSTPAIDGNVLRIMSRLYLLKDNIALTKTQKKISDIVAKLLTGYDSSAFNQGLMDLGATICRPLQPRCEQCPISDFCLAFKSNQQKVLPINIKNIKHKEIHYITGIITYQDQFLFIQNPAGLLENLYGLIQYEQESPYRFIEEFEQQYEIPLSIVSHITDIKHVFTHRTWQMHVYHFVLSQPIDGLYTLEEINQLPISTAHLKVLKAFLKNRD from the coding sequence ATGCAAAAGAATTTAATAAGATGGTATCAAGAAAACCATCGTGATTTTCCATGGCGTCAAAATGAGAATCCTTACTTTATTTGGATTAGCGAAATTATGTTACAGCAAACAACAACTGAAGCAGTGATTCCTTATTTTGAACGTTTTATCAAAACATTTCCAACTATTCAACAATTAGCAGACGCTTCTTTAGAAGATGTCTATAAGCTTTGGGAAGGCTTAGGATACTATCGTCGTGCAAAACATATTCATGAGACAGCTCAAATAATTGCTGAACAATATCATGGTGTTTTTCCAACAACTTATCAAGAAATCTTATCTTTAAAAGGGATTGGTCCTTATACTGCTGGAGCCATCTGTTCAATTGCCTACCATCAGTCAACTCCAGCCATTGACGGAAATGTTTTAAGAATTATGTCTCGACTCTATTTACTTAAAGATAATATTGCGCTTACAAAAACCCAAAAGAAAATAAGCGATATTGTTGCAAAACTGCTAACTGGTTATGATAGTTCTGCTTTTAACCAGGGATTAATGGATTTAGGTGCCACCATCTGTCGCCCACTACAGCCCCGTTGTGAACAATGCCCTATTTCTGATTTTTGTCTTGCCTTTAAGTCTAATCAACAAAAAGTACTACCTATCAATATAAAAAATATAAAACATAAAGAAATTCATTACATAACTGGTATCATTACTTATCAAGATCAATTTCTCTTCATCCAAAATCCAGCTGGACTATTAGAAAATCTTTATGGACTCATTCAATATGAACAAGAAAGTCCTTATCGATTTATTGAAGAATTTGAACAGCAATATGAGATACCTTTATCTATTGTGTCTCATATCACTGATATTAAACATGTCTTTACACATCGAACATGGCAAATGCATGTCTATCATTTTGTTTTAAGTCAACCCATTGATGGCTTATATACTTTAGAAGAAATCAATCAATTACCTATCTCCACTGCCCATTTAAAAGTTTTAAAAGCCTTTTTAAAAAACAGAGACTAA
- a CDS encoding PhoH family protein — MKKVIKLDSYTIDEVKRLIGPAEENIKIMEETFEIEIIVRGDEIVFNTNEEQVKTIEDVLTTLLKLVKQGKTISKRDVMYTLKLAQSHHLNVIDELYQIKIARTMSGKLIYPKTLGQKEYYQALKHNDVVFGIGPAGTGKTYLAVIFAVQALKNNEVKKIILTRPAVEAGENLGFLPGDLKEKVDPYLRPLYDALYDMLGQEQTERLIEKGTIEIAPLAYMRGRTLEDAYVILDEAQNTTDAQMKMFLTRLGFNSKMIVTGDVTQIDLPRGVISGLKRALYILKDVAGIRFVYLSALDVVRHPVVQKIIERYESDDIQKQENRDD; from the coding sequence ATGAAGAAAGTCATTAAATTAGATTCTTATACAATAGATGAAGTCAAAAGATTAATTGGACCTGCTGAAGAAAATATCAAGATTATGGAGGAAACTTTTGAAATTGAAATAATTGTACGTGGAGATGAAATTGTCTTTAATACTAATGAAGAACAAGTAAAGACTATAGAAGATGTATTAACAACTTTATTAAAACTTGTGAAACAAGGAAAAACAATTAGTAAAAGAGATGTCATGTATACTTTAAAATTAGCTCAAAGTCATCATTTGAATGTAATTGATGAACTTTATCAGATTAAAATTGCAAGAACAATGAGTGGGAAACTCATTTATCCAAAAACATTAGGTCAAAAAGAGTATTATCAGGCTTTAAAACATAACGATGTTGTTTTTGGGATTGGTCCAGCAGGAACAGGAAAAACATATTTGGCTGTGATTTTTGCAGTACAGGCTTTAAAAAACAATGAAGTGAAAAAGATTATTTTAACAAGACCAGCTGTTGAAGCAGGAGAAAATCTTGGTTTTTTACCTGGCGATTTAAAAGAAAAAGTGGATCCTTATTTGCGTCCACTTTATGATGCTTTGTATGATATGCTAGGACAGGAACAAACAGAGCGATTAATTGAAAAAGGAACGATTGAGATAGCGCCATTAGCATATATGCGAGGTCGTACATTAGAAGATGCTTATGTGATTTTAGATGAAGCACAAAATACAACTGATGCACAAATGAAGATGTTTTTAACACGTTTAGGATTTAATTCTAAAATGATTGTGACAGGTGATGTTACACAGATTGATTTACCAAGAGGAGTCATAAGCGGCTTGAAAAGAGCTTTGTATATTTTAAAGGATGTTGCTGGAATACGTTTTGTCTATTTAAGTGCATTGGATGTTGTTAGACACCCAGTTGTTCAAAAAATTATTGAGCGTTATGAAAGTGATGACATTCAAAAGCAAGAAAACAGAGATGATTAG
- a CDS encoding sporulation protein YqfD, with translation MSIGYDLYEVEEHAIFLLLRFAKQKKIKILHLRKKADMYSFYIPTYQRYIFKTFDQPYTYLKTIGLLKYVLFLSKQYLNILGVICFLGSVIASSYFIFDIEIIGTMPSVNQQMITDLKKEKVNLFSPLKSYERLNEILADFKTIYKDHVEYMSVYQVGSVFHVEYTKRKQEQIEKDDFRNLYAKKDGMIASFDVESGLIQVKKNDYVKKGDLLVSNTIISTQNQTKIIPVKGHVYAYTFNQYEASVKNVKQDQAEVFYQLLLSIRSRLPADAVIDKENVLQMTKTRSKITLKVHYTLLEDIAIKGEENEESH, from the coding sequence ATGAGTATAGGGTATGATTTATATGAAGTAGAAGAACATGCCATTTTCTTATTGCTTAGATTTGCTAAACAAAAAAAGATAAAGATCTTACATCTTAGAAAAAAAGCAGATATGTATTCATTTTATATTCCTACATATCAACGCTATATCTTTAAAACATTTGATCAGCCTTATACTTATTTGAAAACAATTGGTTTATTAAAATATGTTTTATTTTTATCAAAACAATATTTAAATATACTTGGTGTTATTTGTTTTTTAGGAAGTGTGATTGCATCTTCTTATTTTATATTTGATATTGAAATTATTGGAACAATGCCTTCTGTTAACCAACAAATGATAACAGATTTAAAGAAGGAAAAAGTTAATCTTTTCTCACCTCTAAAAAGTTATGAACGTTTAAATGAAATTTTAGCAGATTTTAAAACAATTTATAAGGATCATGTTGAATACATGAGTGTTTACCAGGTGGGCAGTGTTTTTCATGTTGAGTATACCAAAAGAAAGCAAGAACAAATTGAAAAAGATGATTTTAGAAATCTTTATGCAAAAAAAGATGGAATGATTGCTTCTTTTGATGTTGAAAGTGGACTCATTCAGGTTAAAAAGAATGACTATGTTAAAAAAGGCGATCTTTTAGTCAGCAATACAATTATTTCGACTCAAAATCAGACAAAGATTATTCCTGTAAAAGGTCATGTTTATGCTTATACTTTTAATCAATATGAGGCCAGTGTAAAAAATGTAAAGCAGGATCAGGCAGAGGTTTTTTATCAATTATTATTGTCCATTCGTTCTCGATTGCCTGCTGATGCTGTGATTGATAAAGAAAATGTTTTACAAATGACAAAGACTCGTAGTAAAATAACATTAAAAGTACATTATACTTTATTAGAAGATATAGCCATTAAAGGAGAAGAAAATGAAGAAAGTCATTAA
- a CDS encoding YabP/YqfC family sporulation protein, with protein sequence MLLIDHNQIYVKDYMEVMIMDTQFFKIKMNGYCLNVRGEDLEIYYYDHHEIRLNGHVKVIEYDEYRV encoded by the coding sequence ATGTTGTTGATTGATCATAATCAGATATATGTTAAAGATTATATGGAAGTAATGATAATGGATACACAATTTTTTAAGATTAAGATGAATGGATATTGTTTAAATGTAAGAGGGGAAGACTTAGAAATTTATTATTATGATCATCATGAAATTCGTTTGAATGGTCATGTGAAAGTGATTGAATATGATGAGTATAGGGTATGA
- the rpsU gene encoding 30S ribosomal protein S21, which yields MAKTVVRENESLDDALRRFKRQVSRTGTLQEARKREFYVKPGLKRKMKSEAARKNKGKQR from the coding sequence ATGGCAAAAACTGTAGTAAGAGAAAATGAATCTTTAGATGACGCATTACGTCGTTTCAAAAGACAAGTTTCAAGAACAGGAACCCTGCAAGAAGCTCGTAAAAGAGAATTCTATGTTAAGCCTGGTTTAAAACGCAAAATGAAATCAGAAGCTGCTAGAAAAAATAAAGGTAAACAAAGATAA
- the deoC gene encoding deoxyribose-phosphate aldolase translates to MKYNKFIDHTALKADTTQATIDKLCEEAKQYDFASVCVNPTWVHYCAQYLKDTDVKICTVIGFPLGANTSEVKAFEAKNAIENGADEVDMVINIGALKDGNTDLVYNDIKAVVEASGNYCVKVIIETCLLTDEEKVTVCQLAVKAGATFVKTSTGFSTGGATPHDVALMKKTVGDKCQVKASGGVRNYADMMAVIDAGATRIGTSAGVQLMNNEESQQDY, encoded by the coding sequence ATGAAGTACAACAAATTTATTGATCACACTGCATTAAAAGCAGACACAACACAAGCAACAATTGACAAATTATGTGAAGAAGCTAAACAATATGATTTTGCTTCTGTTTGCGTCAATCCAACTTGGGTTCATTATTGTGCCCAATATTTAAAAGATACAGATGTTAAAATCTGTACAGTTATTGGTTTCCCATTAGGAGCAAATACTTCAGAAGTCAAAGCATTTGAAGCAAAAAATGCTATTGAAAATGGTGCTGATGAAGTGGATATGGTTATTAATATTGGTGCTTTAAAAGATGGCAATACAGATCTTGTTTATAATGATATAAAAGCGGTTGTTGAAGCAAGCGGAAATTACTGTGTAAAAGTTATTATTGAAACATGTTTATTAACTGATGAAGAGAAAGTTACTGTTTGTCAGCTGGCTGTAAAAGCAGGGGCTACTTTTGTTAAAACATCAACAGGTTTTAGCACAGGCGGAGCAACACCACATGATGTTGCATTAATGAAGAAAACTGTTGGCGATAAATGTCAAGTCAAAGCAAGTGGTGGCGTAAGAAATTATGCTGATATGATGGCTGTTATTGATGCTGGTGCAACACGTATTGGAACATCAGCTGGTGTTCAATTAATGAATAACGAAGAAAGCCAACAGGATTATTAA
- a CDS encoding UDP-N-acetylmuramoyl-L-alanyl-D-glutamate--2,6-diaminopimelate ligase, with translation MKKINELFDVEEEFKIVSIHSDSRYVGKDSIFFCVDGLSVDGHKYIEDAVFQGAKCIVYSKPLAYKHRDVLYIKVDNVLDELNRVADLFYDHPSYKMTMIGVTGSSGKTVVALMIKEVLSHYLKMGYIGTNNIEYAGHIEQCPYTTPETIFLQRHLHDMVKSDIKGVTLEVSSHGLALKRVDSVHFDIAIFTNVYEEHLDFHGTMENLMASKAKLFSLVDEKGYAILNTDEVRFYTMVKDSLHCHLLTYGIEHKSDVMARNIQLFIDHSEFDLQIYEEMRHVSVPVLGRFNISNVLAVITSLLALEMPISQVLESISYIKGVDGRMELLDHPYPFHVIVDYCQHARSFEKVFEFARHVKTTGRIIAVFGAPGKKNYNKREKIGKLANQYCDQVILTAEDNRDEDIHEICLDIQEYLEKPVSVIIEDRRIAIEQAIEIANKGDIILILGKGHEQFMASSIGNEPYPGDKYVALEAIDKIFKGEDEDEVQQIY, from the coding sequence GTGAAAAAGATAAATGAATTATTTGATGTTGAAGAAGAATTTAAAATTGTTTCGATTCATAGTGATTCACGCTATGTTGGTAAAGATTCAATATTCTTTTGTGTTGATGGATTAAGTGTTGATGGTCATAAATATATTGAAGATGCTGTTTTTCAAGGTGCAAAATGCATTGTCTATTCAAAACCTTTAGCATATAAACATCGTGATGTTCTTTATATTAAGGTAGATAATGTTTTAGACGAATTAAATCGCGTTGCTGATTTGTTTTATGATCATCCAAGTTATAAGATGACAATGATTGGAGTCACTGGTTCAAGTGGTAAAACAGTTGTTGCATTAATGATTAAAGAGGTTTTATCACATTATTTAAAAATGGGTTATATTGGAACAAACAATATTGAATATGCAGGTCATATTGAACAGTGCCCTTATACAACACCAGAAACAATTTTTTTACAACGTCATTTACATGATATGGTAAAGAGTGATATTAAAGGAGTGACATTGGAAGTTTCAAGTCATGGATTGGCTTTAAAACGCGTTGATAGTGTTCATTTTGATATTGCTATTTTTACAAATGTTTATGAAGAACATTTGGATTTTCATGGTACAATGGAAAATCTGATGGCTTCCAAAGCAAAATTATTTTCTTTGGTTGATGAAAAAGGATATGCTATTCTTAATACTGATGAGGTTCGTTTTTATACAATGGTTAAGGATTCTTTGCATTGTCATTTGTTGACATATGGAATTGAACACAAATCAGATGTTATGGCAAGAAATATTCAATTGTTTATTGATCATAGCGAATTTGATTTACAGATATATGAAGAAATGCGACATGTTTCTGTACCTGTTTTAGGACGTTTTAATATCTCTAATGTTTTGGCAGTTATTACCTCGTTATTAGCTTTAGAGATGCCAATTAGTCAGGTTTTAGAATCAATTAGCTATATAAAAGGCGTTGATGGACGAATGGAATTATTAGATCATCCTTATCCTTTTCATGTAATTGTTGATTATTGTCAACATGCTAGAAGCTTTGAGAAAGTATTTGAATTTGCCCGACACGTGAAGACAACAGGACGTATTATTGCTGTATTTGGGGCTCCTGGAAAAAAGAATTACAACAAACGTGAAAAGATAGGAAAACTGGCGAATCAGTATTGTGATCAGGTTATATTGACAGCAGAGGATAATCGTGATGAAGATATCCATGAAATTTGTTTGGATATTCAAGAATATCTGGAAAAGCCAGTCAGTGTTATTATTGAAGACCGTCGGATTGCGATTGAACAAGCTATAGAAATCGCTAATAAAGGCGACATCATATTAATCTTAGGAAAAGGACATGAACAGTTTATGGCATCCTCAATTGGAAATGAACCTTATCCAGGAGATAAATATGTAGCATTAGAAGCAATTGATAAAATATTTAAAGGAGAAGATGAAGATGAAGTACAACAAATTTATTGA
- the mtaB gene encoding tRNA (N(6)-L-threonylcarbamoyladenosine(37)-C(2))-methylthiotransferase MtaB has product MKTVAFLTLGCKVNTYESEAMLKLFHQDGYQEVDFKEKADVYVINTCTVTNTGDSKSRQMIRKAVRQNPDAIVCVVGCYSQIASEEVASIEGVCVVLGTQYRNRIVEFVNIYKETHEPVIHVADVMNLSVFEDLDIDEFTKNTRAFLKIQDGCNNFCTYCIIPYARGRVRSRLPESVLKQAQKLVDHGFVEIVLTGIHTAGYGLDLKDYSFYDLLVDLTTKVKGLKRLRISSIEMSQVSHEIIDLIATSPIVVDHLHIPIQSGCDATLKRMNRHYTTEEFSKKLDELKSKLPSLSVTTDVIVGFPGETKEEFETTYQWIQSMHFNQLHVFPYSPRQGTPAAKMKEQVDGEVKHERVKTLMALSTQLQSEFADTQIGKVLEVLIEERHGDYMAGHASNYLKVNVPLSESAIGHIYQVYIEARDGVELIGSVISEKDK; this is encoded by the coding sequence ATGAAGACAGTTGCATTTTTAACGTTAGGATGTAAAGTCAATACATACGAATCTGAAGCCATGCTGAAATTATTTCATCAGGATGGTTATCAGGAAGTTGATTTTAAAGAAAAAGCAGATGTATATGTTATTAATACATGTACAGTAACGAATACTGGTGATTCAAAATCACGTCAAATGATTAGAAAGGCAGTTCGCCAAAATCCCGATGCAATTGTTTGTGTTGTGGGTTGCTATAGCCAAATTGCGAGTGAAGAAGTAGCATCTATAGAGGGAGTTTGTGTTGTGTTAGGGACACAATATAGAAATCGAATTGTTGAATTTGTGAATATTTATAAGGAGACTCATGAACCTGTTATACATGTAGCAGATGTAATGAATTTATCTGTTTTTGAAGATTTAGATATTGATGAATTTACCAAAAATACAAGAGCCTTTTTGAAAATTCAGGATGGATGTAACAATTTCTGTACTTATTGTATTATTCCTTATGCTCGTGGACGAGTACGTTCACGTTTGCCTGAAAGTGTTTTAAAACAAGCCCAAAAACTTGTTGATCATGGTTTTGTTGAAATCGTTTTAACAGGTATTCATACAGCGGGATATGGATTGGATTTAAAAGATTATAGTTTTTATGATTTATTAGTAGATTTAACAACTAAGGTCAAAGGCTTAAAAAGATTACGCATTTCATCAATTGAAATGAGTCAAGTCTCACATGAAATTATCGATTTAATTGCAACATCACCAATCGTTGTTGATCATCTTCATATTCCGATTCAATCAGGTTGTGATGCGACCTTAAAACGTATGAATCGTCATTATACAACTGAAGAATTTTCCAAAAAACTAGATGAATTAAAATCAAAGTTACCATCTCTATCTGTAACAACTGATGTTATTGTTGGGTTTCCAGGTGAGACTAAAGAGGAATTTGAGACAACATATCAATGGATTCAATCAATGCACTTTAATCAATTGCATGTTTTCCCTTATTCACCTCGTCAGGGAACACCAGCTGCTAAAATGAAAGAACAAGTTGATGGTGAAGTCAAACATGAAAGAGTCAAAACATTGATGGCATTATCAACGCAATTACAAAGTGAATTTGCAGATACTCAAATTGGAAAAGTTTTAGAAGTTTTAATTGAAGAGCGACATGGTGATTATATGGCTGGTCATGCTTCAAATTATTTGAAAGTCAATGTTCCATTATCAGAATCTGCTATTGGTCACATATATCAGGTATATATTGAAGCACGTGATGGTGTGGAATTGATAGGAAGTGTTATCAGTGAAAAAGATAAATGA
- a CDS encoding RsmE family RNA methyltransferase, with amino-acid sequence MQRYFIDENCIQDNYIMIDDYNHKHMQRVMRYHNGDQVVCILPSGKTYIYEIIDIVIGKLQQKEELNEAHELDVFVTLVYGLPKNDKFELVLQKATELGVHRIVPFLSKRSIIKTDAKTFTKKTERYQRILKEASEQSYRQVIPELMPLMTINDLSLYLSDINLVAYEESSKQGEHAHFAQALLSTYQSITIIVGPEGGFDESEIAQMEKLDIVPCSLGKRILRSETAPLYMLSVIGYTRELMK; translated from the coding sequence ATGCAACGTTATTTTATTGATGAAAATTGTATTCAAGACAACTATATTATGATAGATGATTATAATCATAAGCATATGCAACGTGTGATGCGATATCATAATGGTGATCAAGTTGTTTGTATTTTACCATCAGGAAAAACATATATTTATGAGATTATAGATATAGTTATAGGGAAATTACAACAAAAAGAAGAATTAAATGAAGCACATGAATTAGATGTTTTTGTGACACTTGTTTATGGTTTGCCTAAAAATGATAAATTTGAACTTGTTTTACAAAAGGCTACTGAATTAGGTGTTCATCGTATTGTTCCATTTTTATCAAAAAGAAGTATTATTAAGACGGATGCTAAGACATTTACCAAAAAAACAGAACGTTATCAGCGTATTTTAAAAGAAGCAAGTGAACAATCTTATCGTCAGGTCATTCCTGAATTAATGCCATTAATGACAATCAATGATTTATCACTTTATCTCTCTGATATTAATTTAGTTGCTTATGAAGAATCAAGTAAACAGGGCGAGCATGCCCATTTTGCACAAGCACTCTTAAGTACATATCAAAGTATAACAATTATTGTTGGTCCAGAAGGTGGGTTTGATGAAAGTGAAATTGCACAAATGGAAAAATTAGATATTGTTCCGTGTTCATTAGGAAAAAGAATATTAAGGAGTGAGACAGCTCCGCTCTATATGTTAAGTGTTATAGGGTATACAAGGGAGTTGATGAAATAA